Proteins encoded within one genomic window of Nitrospira sp.:
- a CDS encoding DGQHR domain-containing protein gives MSKRSIQRISVIVPMNPFAPADLQETRHCLTALNVEKLMQWWPGKPHTPRHDADKVRSIQRSLDWKRVAKIAAYLLQKEIVDAPKLIDKYFRNIYEPKKLEPGREWPPKVQRVVGFQNSEYPTFSNVLLHVNGALVKPLEDKQEAATLTFDEEDKALSFSVIDGQHRINGAFLALRILQEENRKAVWDIPAEIFLDLDPPNEAPRRQAQIFIDVNFNQKKVDKSLVADLFPTARGSRAPLDDKERAQDLGRRLMLETGPLVGMIQIPGIKYGVPDVVALATLNSAIEEVIPIMRECGIDNLDQQTEFLAQCLDAWLEATGRKQEVSEGESLDPDNVAYQGRVLVSFLTLLPVCISKLKRNEFQLISDRSHETLIRFLHDLMRRGGLLEREKFLPKPKFKEKGFLGSGGVSRFRDLLWAAATSTESVARLKAEALADRAAFGREKFRSKVQDEFSY, from the coding sequence ATGAGCAAACGTTCTATTCAAAGAATTTCAGTCATTGTACCAATGAATCCTTTTGCGCCTGCAGATTTACAAGAGACTCGTCACTGCCTTACAGCATTAAATGTTGAGAAGCTAATGCAATGGTGGCCGGGAAAGCCACATACCCCAAGACATGATGCTGATAAGGTTCGTTCAATTCAGCGTTCGCTGGATTGGAAGCGGGTTGCAAAGATAGCTGCTTATTTGCTTCAGAAAGAGATTGTTGATGCTCCGAAGCTCATTGATAAGTATTTTCGAAACATTTACGAGCCTAAAAAACTAGAGCCGGGAAGAGAATGGCCTCCGAAGGTGCAAAGGGTCGTTGGCTTTCAGAATAGTGAGTACCCTACTTTTTCAAACGTTCTGCTGCATGTAAATGGTGCATTGGTTAAGCCGCTCGAGGACAAGCAGGAAGCCGCAACGTTAACATTTGATGAGGAAGACAAAGCGCTTAGTTTTTCTGTAATAGACGGTCAGCATAGAATTAACGGTGCTTTCCTTGCGCTGAGGATCCTTCAAGAAGAAAACAGAAAAGCAGTGTGGGATATTCCAGCTGAAATTTTTCTTGACCTTGACCCGCCAAATGAAGCACCGAGGCGCCAGGCTCAAATTTTTATTGATGTTAATTTCAATCAGAAGAAGGTTGACAAATCCTTGGTCGCCGATCTCTTTCCTACTGCCAGAGGCAGTCGCGCCCCTCTTGACGATAAGGAGCGAGCGCAGGATCTCGGGAGAAGGCTAATGCTTGAAACAGGCCCGCTCGTGGGAATGATTCAGATACCTGGGATCAAGTATGGCGTTCCGGATGTAGTAGCGCTTGCGACTCTCAATTCTGCTATCGAAGAAGTAATTCCAATCATGAGGGAATGCGGTATTGACAATCTAGATCAACAGACAGAATTCTTGGCGCAGTGCTTAGATGCCTGGCTAGAAGCGACGGGACGAAAACAGGAAGTGAGCGAAGGGGAATCGCTTGACCCTGACAACGTGGCATATCAGGGGCGAGTCCTTGTTTCATTTCTTACCTTGCTTCCGGTTTGTATATCAAAGTTGAAGCGTAACGAATTTCAACTGATTTCAGATAGGAGCCATGAGACTCTTATTAGGTTCCTGCACGACCTAATGAGGCGTGGAGGACTTCTGGAGCGGGAGAAGTTCTTGCCCAAACCTAAATTTAAAGAAAAGGGATTTCTTGGTAGCGGTGGCGTTTCAAGATTTCGCGATCTTTTGTGGGCGGCAGCAACTTCTACAGAGAGTGTTGCTAGACTGAAGGCAGAGGCGTTAGCCGATCGGGCAGCGTTTGGACGTGAGAAATTTCGGAGTAAAGTGCAAGATGAGTTTTCATATTAA